Genomic segment of Actinomycetota bacterium:
CTCCATGGCCCATTCCCAGGCCAGCCGCACCGTGGAGATCGGCCGCGACGCGGAGAGGCTGGTCCTGGAGGGCAGGAAATGCGCCAGGGAGGCGGTGCAAAAGATAGCCGATTTCAAGGATCTCCTGGACACCTCCATGCAGGCCGTACTCTCCCTGGGCGAGAGCTCCAAGAAGATAGACACCATTGTGGAGGTCATCACCCGCATCGCCGACCAGACCAACCTGCTGGCCCTCAACGCGGCCATCGAGGCCGCCCGGGTCCCGGAACACGGCAGGGGTTTCGCGGTGGTGGCCGACGAGGTGAAGAAGCTGGCGCAGGAGGCGGCGGCCTCCGCTCACCGCATCAGCGACCAGGTGAGGGCTATCCAGAAGGACGTGGAAAGGACCATCAGCCTCATGGAGAAAGGGACCATGGGCATGCACGTGGGCATGGAGACGGTCAGTCTCACCGACCAGTCCCTGGCTTCCATCTCCGAGGTGGTGGGGCAGATGGCCCGCATGGCGGAATCCATCGCCCGGGCCTCCGCCGAGGAGCTCGAGCAGAGCGAGAAACTGGCCGCTTCCCTGGAGGCCATGCACCAGCAGGTGGAGAGCACGGCCCAGGCCTACGAGGAGATAGGGAACTCCTCGGAGCAGCAGACCCAAGTGACCGCGGAGCTCACCGGCACGGCGGAGAAGCTGGCGGAAATAGCCCACCGCCTCCAGGACATGGTCTCCAGGTTCAAGGTCAGCCCGCGCTGACCGGGGGGCGCCTGCTGGCCCATGGCCGCGCCTCCTCCAGCTGAGCGGCCAGGCGGAAGAGGACGGCCTCCTCCCCGAAGCGAGCCATGAAGTGCACCCCCACCGGAAGCCCTTCCCCGTTCCAGTACAGGGGCACGTTCATGGCCGGCTGCCCGGTTATGTTGCAGATGGGGGTAAAGGGCACGAAAGCCGCTGCCCTGACGACGCCGTAAAGAGGGTTGTCCGGAGGCGAGTCGAAGGTCCCCAACGGCGGCGGGGGCTCGGCCACGGTGGGGGTGAGCCAGAGGTCGTATTCCTGGAAGCGGCGCGCGAAGTCCCGGGCTACCCTCTGCAGGGCGGTCACGGCGATAAGGTACTGGGCGGCGCTGAATCCCCGCCCCATCTCAATGAGCGCCCAGGTGAGGGGCTCGAACATCTCCGGCGCGGGGGTCTTACCCACCGCGTCGGCCATGCCGTCGGCCATCCAGGCCTGGGCCGCTCCCCACAGGGTCATGAAGTGGGGGGTGATGGCCTCTACGTCAAGGCCGAGCCCCTTCTCCTCCACCTCGTGTCCCAGCTCCGCGCACAGGCGCGCCGCCTCCTCCACTGCCTTCATGCAGTCCGGGTGCACCTGGGCCTCCCCCTCCCCGGTGGTATAGGCGATGCGCAGCCGTCCCGGGTCGGCTCCCACCTCCTCGAGGAAGGGGCGGGAGGGAGGGGGAGCCCAGTAGGGGTCGCCGACATCCGGCCCCGCGGTGACATCCAGGAGGGTGGCGCTGTCCCGCACGGAGCGGGTTACAGCGTGCTCCACCACTAGCCCGCTGATGATGTCCCCCACCGCCGGGCCCAGGGGGTTGCGGGCCCGGGTGGGCTTGAGGCCGAAGAGCCCGCAGCAGGAGGCGGGGATGCGGATGGAGCCTCCACCATCGTTGGCGTGGGCGGCGGGCACCATGCCCGCAGCCACCGCCGCCGCCGAGCCGCCGCTGGAGCCCCCGGTGCTCCTTCCCGTGTCCCAGGGGTTGCGCGTTGGGCCGAAGAGGTGGGGCTCGGTGGTGGGGAGGATACCGAACTCCGGCGTGTTCGTCTTGCCAATTATCACCAGGCCGGCCCTCTTCAGCCTGGCCACCAGCTCGCTGTCGAAATCGGGGACGTAATCCTCGAAGAAGGCCGAGCCGAAGGTCATGCGCACTCCCCGGTAAGCGGCCAGCAGGTCCTTGAGGAGGAAAGGCACCCCGGTGAAGGGTCCCTCCGGGAGTTTTCCCTTCGCCTCCTCGAGGGCGCGCTCGAACATGGGCGTGACCACCGCGTTGAGCTCGGGGTTCAACCGTTCCACGCGACGGATGGCCGCCTCCACCAGCTCAGCCGGGCTCACCTCTCCCTTGCGTACCAGCTCCGCCTGGGCGGTGGCGTCCAGGTAAGCCGTCTCCTCCACCAGGGACATCTCCGCTCCCCCCTTTCTCGCCGATCGTCGCCTCGCAGGAACCGGCGCGCCATGCGGTCACCCCCGGGACCGTCTGGACACGAAGCCCCCCGCGGCCCAGGCGCCTTTCGCGCGCCAACCGAAGGTCCACCTAATATTTACCCCCCGCGCCCGGCGCTCAATCGGGAGAAGGCCGTGTCCATGGAATCCACACGAGGAAAGAAGATCGGATCCCATGAGGTCACGATTGTCATATGGCAAGTTCTTCCACTCACGACGTGTTCCGGGGTGTTGATCATCATATCCAGATATCGCTCCGGGAATATCCAGATATCGCCCTGGGAAGGAGAAAGGGGTGCAGGCCCCGCCGCCGGCCACCGGCTCTCCCCAAGATGACCGAAGATCGACTCAATGAGGCGGGCGTACACTTGATCACCGTCACTTTACTAAAGATCACCGTCACTTTACTAAAAACCGGTCCCCTTCCTCGAGTTACCGATCCCCGATCAACCCGTCGCGCCCCCAGGATGAGGGCGTGGTTGTTGGCCACCGTACCAGAACATGCCCCACGAGCGAAACCATCTGTCCGGTCTCCCATTGTGGTTAGACACCCCGACCTCAGGCGATGTCGGTCTCCGCGCGGCAGGCTCCGGCCAGCATCTCCACCGCCTCGCGGATGAGGCGCGAGACGTGCATCTGGGATATCTTGAGCTCGTGGGCGATACGGGTCTGGGTCATCCCCCTCCGCAGGCGCATTTCCAGTACCTGGCGGTGGCGGTGGGGAAGCCTGGAAAGGCCCTCCTCGAGCGTCACCCATTTTTCCACCTCCTCGAAGGCGGGGTCGTGTTCCCCCACCAGGGAGCCGAGGGTATCGCCCTCCTCCTCGCCGCACACGTAATCCAGGGAATAGACGTTTCCGGAACGTTCCGCCGCCAGTACCTCGATCACCTCTTCCTCGGAGACGCCCAACCTCTCGGCCAGCATGGCCACGTCGGGGCGCCTGCCCTCCTGCTCCAGGGACCTCCATTCCGCTTCCACCCGGTGCCGGAGGTCGCGCAGGGGGCGGGGCATCCGTATCAGATCCAGGTGGTCCCGGTAATGCTTCTTGAGCTCCCCTTCTATGGTGGGATAAGCGAAGGTGATAAAGGATATGCCCCGCGAGGGGTCGAAGCGCTGGATGGCCTTCCACATCCCCAGCGCCGCCAGCTGGAAGGCGTCCTCGTAGGGGAGGCGGTCGGAATGGTACTTGTGGGCGAAACGGTGCAGCAGGTCCCGGTACCCCTCCAGGAACTCCTCCTTGGCCCGGGGATCGTCCCCCCGCCGGATGCGCTCTAGGAGCTCGGCCTCCCTCCGGCGCCGCGCCTTCCTCTCCTCCGGCGAAGCCTTGCTCTTGACAGCCCCCGTCCCGTCCTTCATGCGACCTCCTCGCTCATCTACCCTAAACCGCCGCCGTGACCGCGGCACAATGCGGCACAATCATTCCTTTTTCCCCGGCAGCTGAAGCCGGCGCAACGATGCGTGGGCCTCAGCTCCCGCCTTCCGAGGCGAAATCCTCCAGCTTCAGCCCCAGCCTCCGGGCCAGGAAACGCCCCAGGTAGCGTCCCCCGCGCGCCACCTCCCGCACCGCCTCCACCACCTCTTCCGGGGTGCAGTCCTTGCTCACATAGCCTGAGGCTCCCAGGGAAAAGGCCCTCCTCACGTAGAGGGGGTCCTCGTGCATGGAGAGGACCAGCACCCTCATCTCCGGCTGCATTTCCCTTACCTCCTCCAGGACCTCCAGCCCGCTGCGGTCGGGAAGGCTTATGTCCAGGATGAGAAGATCCCACTTCTCTCCTCGCACCCGCCGGAGCAGCTCCTCGGCGTTCTCCGCCTCTCCACATAAATCCAGATCCTCCTCGCCTTCCATGATCCTTCTCAACCCGGCGCGGATGACCCGGTGATCGTCGGCCACCAGTATCCTCGTCCTCCCACCGCATCCCCCTCCGGAAGCACCCTCCATTCTCAATTCCTCACCATCTTTCCCAGTCCGCTGCGCCGCCACCCGGACGCCGAACCACCATGCTCCCCTCCCGTTCTATCTCCCAGCAACCTCCGCCCCGAAGGGGTCTTCCGGTCTCGACCCTCCATGGTCTTTTCCTGTCCTTCGGCCCCACCCGGAAAGCGGATCGCCGCCCTTCACGCTTTACCGTATGCGGGAGGAGGGCAGGTGCGGTAGAGGAATGTGTCCGGTTCGAGTGTAGGAATTTTCTTACCAGTGGAGGGCGGGCATCGATTCAATGACGTTATCGGTGGGCAGTCTGTTCTTCCCAGTAGAAATTTTCTTATCAGTGGAGGATAGACGTCGAGGCACGGGAGATGCGAAGGGAGAAGGCAGCTGCCTCAGGGAAGGAGGCCGTTGCGCAGGGCGTAGCGGGTGAGTTGAGCGTTGTTCTCCATCCCCATCTTCTCGAGCACGCGGGCACGGTAAGTGCTCGCTGTCTTCACGCTGATGTTCATCTCCTGGGCGATGTCCTTGAGGCGCTTTCCGGAGGCCAGCCCGAGCAGGACCTGGAACTCCCGCTCCGAGAGCCGCTGGTGCGGATGTTCCTCCACGGGGGACACCAGGTTTTCGGCCAGCCTCTCCGCCAGCCTGGTGGTTATGAAACGGCCCCCGGAGGCCACCTTGTGCAGGGCGGCCACCAGCTCCTCGGCCACCCCGTCCTTGGGCAGGTAGCCGGCAGCTCCGGCCTTCAAGGCCATGACCGCGTACTGGTCTTCGGGATAAACGGAGAGCACCAGTACCGGGAGGCGGGGAAAGGCCGCCTTCAGGTCTCTCAGGACCTCCAACCCGTTGCGGTCCGGGAGGTTGATGTCCAGGATCACCACGTCCCACCTCTCCTCGGACACGCGGCGCATGAGTTCCGCCGCCGAGCCAACCTCCGCGCAAGTTTCCACCCCGGGGTCTTCTTCCAGAATATGGATGATGCCCTTGCGCACCACCGGGTGATCGTCCACCACCAGGACCCTCATCTTCATGCCTTCCCTTTTCTCCGCGGACCGCTCCCCATCACCCGGAAACCGCGTATTCAACCGACCCGCGGTCCCGTCCCGTTCATCCGCAGGGGATCCTGACCTCCACGACCGTTCCTCCGCCCACCCGCCGGTCTATCTTGAGGGCGCCGCCCAGGGCGTAAGCCCTCTCCCTCATGCCCAGGATGCCCAGGGCATGGGGCGATTCTACCTCCTCTTCCTCAAACCCTTTTCCGTCGTCCTCGACGCGCATCACCAGTTCCCCTCCCTCCCGGAGGAGGCCGATTTCCACCCTGCCGGCCCCGGCGTGCCGGACCACGTTGGTCATCGCTTCCTGGGCGATGCGGAAGAGGGCCACCGCGGTGTCCCGGTCCGGGGCCTCGGCTCCCGGTTCCAACCGGAGCAGGCATTCCACCCCGTTCATCTCCTCGAACCTCTTCGCCAGCCACTCCAGGGCGGCCGGGAGCCCCAGGTCGTCCAGAACGCTGGGGCGCAGCTCGGTGGCGATCTGGCGCACCGCCCCTATGGTCTCGTCCACCATCTCCGTGAGCTCGGCCAGCTTTTCCACCGCCGCCCCATCCGGGGCCAGCTTCCTGGAAAGGAGAGAGATCTCTATTTTCATCCCGGTCAGAGCCTGGCCCAGGGTGTCGTGGACCTCCCGGGCTATGCGCCGTTTCTCCTCCTCCCTCACCGACTGGAGGTGGGCGGAGAGGGTGCGCAGTTTCGCGGCAGCCTCCCGCAGTTCCTCCTCCCTGCGCCTGCGCTCCCGGATCTCTTTCTCCAGCTTCTGCACCGCCGATTCCAGGTCCCGGGTCCGCTTCCGCACCACCTCCTCCAGCTGGTTACGGTACCGGTCCAGCTCCCTCTCCGACCACATGCGCATGACTGCCACCGCGTAAAGGTCGGCCAGGCGCGAGATCGCCTCCAGGTCGAAGGAGACGTAATCCCGGACGGAGTTGGCCAGGGCGATCTGGCCCACCAGCATGCCGCCCATGAGGGCGGGCACGGATAGGAAGCGCCGGATGGGTATGTGGCCCTCGGGCACCCCGGTGGAACGGGGGTCCCGGGAAGGGGAGTTGGTCAGGATCGGCCTGCGGTTCTTGAGCACCCATCCCCACAGGCCCTTGAACTCCCGGAAGATGTAGTCCTTTTCCCGCATGCGGCATTGCTCCCAGACATCCCGGGTCATGGTGGGGCATACAAGGTGGCCGGTCTCCTGGTCGATGTATCCCACGTAACCGAAGGGACTTCCGGTGAGCCTCTTGGCGTATTCCAGGACCTTCCAGGAAATCTCATCCAGGTCACTGGATACCAGGAGGGTGCGGGCCAACTCGGCCAGGGCCCGGTTCTGCTCCCTCTCCCGGACCAGGGCCTCCTCCAGCCGGGCGACATGGCTTTCCAGGCCGGCCGTGTCCTCGCCATCCCCGGCCCGGTAGCCCGGCGGATCGTTCTTCCGCTCACTCACCAAGATCCGGAACCTCCCCGGTAGCTTGAAACCGCTATCCCGAAAAGAACCTCAGGCTCACGCCCTTGAAGGGGGCTTCCGGCTCCGCTTCCGGCCTCCACGCCCATCGCCGCTTCTCTTGCCTTCCCCTGCATGTCACCCGTCGCCCTCTCCGGGCCGGCCCCCCGAAAGGGCGCGGCTCTCGCGGACGTCAAGCGCACGGGCCCCGACCGTTTCCGCGGGGCCGGGCCATATTTGAATCATAGCATCATGGCCTCCATGACCGGATACCCGCTTGTATCATTCGGACGCTCCGAGTTTCCGGGGCACGGTGGCCTGGAAATTCCCGGCAAAGCCCTTCTACCCCTCCCGCAAGCAACCTCGAAAGACTTCCAGGGCGGCAAGACGGGCGCTTTTGCTCCGCCGGGGCAGGCTTTCGACGTATCCGCAGCCCAACGGCGGCAACGTCATCGCCGCGCACCACGGGCACTTTTCACCGCCGGGGATGGGCCGATGCTCCCGCTTTCCCCTAACCAGCGGCCTGCGCCTTCCGTGCCCCGGGGCCATAACGCCTGTGCTCTGGACTCCCCGTCATTTCGCCCGGGGCCGATTTCCCGGGCTGGCCGCATGTCCGGGAACCTCCCGGGCCGGTATGGTGACCGGTAGGATTTTCTCCGGATACCTTATTTGAACAAACCCACACGACCGATATAAGGTATGGTTGGAAGCCGGGAATTGATCTCCGCCGGCCGCCGGAGGCGGAAAGAGGAGGTACGGGGCGAGTATGGCGGACGAGGAAAACGCCGGGAAAAAGGGTCACCCAGGGGACTCACGGGAGGAGCTCCTGAAGAGGCTGCGGGAGTCGGAGGAGCGCTACCGCCTGGTCTTCGAGCACACCCCCATCGGCGTCTTCTATTATGACTGCGACATGGTGATAACCGACTGTAACCGGCGCTTCGTGGAAATGATGGGAAGCTCCCGGGAGAGGATCATCGGCCTGGACATGCATCAGCTCAGGGACCAGGGCCCGGTGCCGGCCATCGCCGAGGCCCTGGAGGGACGGGAGGGGACCTTCATCGGTCGCTACGAGTCCACCACCGGAACGGGAAGGATATGGGCCTCGCTGCGCACCGCCCCCCTCCGGGACCGGGAGGGGCGCATCATCGGCGGGGTGGGCATCGTGGAGGACATCACCGAGCGGGTGAACATGCAGCGCCAGCTGGAGGAGAGGGAACGCTTCCTGCGCCGCCTCACCGACAACATGCTGGACCTCATCAGCCAGGTGGACGTGGAGGGTCGCTTCGTCTACCTGAGCCCCTCCAACCAGAAGGTGCTGGGTTACAAGCCGGAAGAGCTTATCGGCACCCACGTTTTCGAGCTGGTGCACCCCGAGG
This window contains:
- a CDS encoding response regulator transcription factor translates to MEGASGGGCGGRTRILVADDHRVIRAGLRRIMEGEEDLDLCGEAENAEELLRRVRGEKWDLLILDISLPDRSGLEVLEEVREMQPEMRVLVLSMHEDPLYVRRAFSLGASGYVSKDCTPEEVVEAVREVARGGRYLGRFLARRLGLKLEDFASEGGS
- a CDS encoding response regulator transcription factor, whose protein sequence is MKMRVLVVDDHPVVRKGIIHILEEDPGVETCAEVGSAAELMRRVSEERWDVVILDINLPDRNGLEVLRDLKAAFPRLPVLVLSVYPEDQYAVMALKAGAAGYLPKDGVAEELVAALHKVASGGRFITTRLAERLAENLVSPVEEHPHQRLSEREFQVLLGLASGKRLKDIAQEMNISVKTASTYRARVLEKMGMENNAQLTRYALRNGLLP
- a CDS encoding amidase; translation: MSLVEETAYLDATAQAELVRKGEVSPAELVEAAIRRVERLNPELNAVVTPMFERALEEAKGKLPEGPFTGVPFLLKDLLAAYRGVRMTFGSAFFEDYVPDFDSELVARLKRAGLVIIGKTNTPEFGILPTTEPHLFGPTRNPWDTGRSTGGSSGGSAAAVAAGMVPAAHANDGGGSIRIPASCCGLFGLKPTRARNPLGPAVGDIISGLVVEHAVTRSVRDSATLLDVTAGPDVGDPYWAPPPSRPFLEEVGADPGRLRIAYTTGEGEAQVHPDCMKAVEEAARLCAELGHEVEEKGLGLDVEAITPHFMTLWGAAQAWMADGMADAVGKTPAPEMFEPLTWALIEMGRGFSAAQYLIAVTALQRVARDFARRFQEYDLWLTPTVAEPPPPLGTFDSPPDNPLYGVVRAAAFVPFTPICNITGQPAMNVPLYWNGEGLPVGVHFMARFGEEAVLFRLAAQLEEARPWASRRPPVSAG
- a CDS encoding sigma-70 family RNA polymerase sigma factor, with protein sequence MKDGTGAVKSKASPEERKARRRREAELLERIRRGDDPRAKEEFLEGYRDLLHRFAHKYHSDRLPYEDAFQLAALGMWKAIQRFDPSRGISFITFAYPTIEGELKKHYRDHLDLIRMPRPLRDLRHRVEAEWRSLEQEGRRPDVAMLAERLGVSEEEVIEVLAAERSGNVYSLDYVCGEEEGDTLGSLVGEHDPAFEEVEKWVTLEEGLSRLPHRHRQVLEMRLRRGMTQTRIAHELKISQMHVSRLIREAVEMLAGACRAETDIA
- a CDS encoding GAF domain-containing sensor histidine kinase; its protein translation is MSERKNDPPGYRAGDGEDTAGLESHVARLEEALVREREQNRALAELARTLLVSSDLDEISWKVLEYAKRLTGSPFGYVGYIDQETGHLVCPTMTRDVWEQCRMREKDYIFREFKGLWGWVLKNRRPILTNSPSRDPRSTGVPEGHIPIRRFLSVPALMGGMLVGQIALANSVRDYVSFDLEAISRLADLYAVAVMRMWSERELDRYRNQLEEVVRKRTRDLESAVQKLEKEIRERRRREEELREAAAKLRTLSAHLQSVREEEKRRIAREVHDTLGQALTGMKIEISLLSRKLAPDGAAVEKLAELTEMVDETIGAVRQIATELRPSVLDDLGLPAALEWLAKRFEEMNGVECLLRLEPGAEAPDRDTAVALFRIAQEAMTNVVRHAGAGRVEIGLLREGGELVMRVEDDGKGFEEEEVESPHALGILGMRERAYALGGALKIDRRVGGGTVVEVRIPCG